A window of the Gaiellales bacterium genome harbors these coding sequences:
- a CDS encoding DUF2203 family protein: MTEHARHYTVEQANAALEWVSERLERLRAARLQLSDEDARAALGEAAPANGGGAPGRVVSEAFLELQRALGELQSMDVVLRDLERGLVDFPALR, from the coding sequence ATGACCGAGCACGCGCGCCACTACACCGTCGAGCAGGCGAACGCCGCCCTCGAGTGGGTGAGCGAGCGGCTCGAGCGTCTGCGCGCTGCGCGCTTGCAGCTGTCGGACGAGGACGCGCGCGCCGCGCTGGGCGAGGCGGCACCGGCGAACGGCGGGGGCGCCCCGGGACGGGTCGTCTCCGAGGCCTTCCTCGAGCTGCAGCGAGCACTGGGAGAGCTGCAGTCGATGGACGTGGTCCTGCGCGACCTCGAGCGCGGGCTCGTCGACTTCCCCGCTCTACGC